The proteins below are encoded in one region of Sminthopsis crassicaudata isolate SCR6 chromosome 1, ASM4859323v1, whole genome shotgun sequence:
- the LOC141554543 gene encoding prostatic spermine-binding protein-like, translated as MRFLLVLVLLGGIACSFHGVLSNQLSGIGNGFFTAGEEKPGGTIEAIRFFLGALGEFKGIQVKVNDQWSEKYGLSGGNPEKFTLWKGENITKVSGYHNLCIHSITMETNLGRTFTIGEPTGQKFTASPPEEGMVLSGIRGFYGAICIQKMSFDWKHAPKKSTI; from the exons ATGAGATTCTTATTGGTCCTTGTCCTCTTGGGAGGAATAGCCTGCAGTTTCCATG GTGTACTTTCTAACCAGCTTTCTGGCATTGGGAATGGCTTTTTTACCGCTGGTGAAGAGAAACCTGGAGGCACAATCGAGGCCATTCGATTCTTCCTGGGGGCTTTAGGCGAATTCAAGGG GATCCAGGTGAAAGTAAATGATCAATGGAGTGAAAAATATGGACTCTCAGGGGGCAATCCTGAGAAATTCACCCTCTGGAAAGGAGAAAACATAACAAAAGTATCAGGCTATCATAACCTCTGCATCCACTCAATCACAATGGAAACCAACTTAGGGAGAACTTTTACAATCGGGGAGCCCACTGGCCAGAAATTCACTGCCTCCCCCCCTGAGGAGGGGATGGTGCTTAGTGGTATCAGGGGTTTTTATGGGGCCATATGTATCCAAAAAATGTCATTTGATTGGAAACACGCTCCTAAAAAATCAACCATCTGA